From one Gossypium hirsutum isolate 1008001.06 chromosome D08, Gossypium_hirsutum_v2.1, whole genome shotgun sequence genomic stretch:
- the LOC107906619 gene encoding uncharacterized protein, with amino-acid sequence MLPTQQISSNDGDGDPHPDSDRNTKKVRFKDNSVEGDTTMAVDPDPQPTMSWKGKLLGGHAIVSDLDRFVPSAESDKDFEFLEGDVNMTIIDGVHAITFSDRIKDILFREMELTVIVKLLGRNIGYNALHNRILFLWKLVNHIHLMDISKGYFLVKFQASNDYNRVLTQGPWIVYGQYLTTQPWTKHFSPSQPYPSVVLAWIRLSSLLRYLYKQKIIEAIGGLIGKVVKLDVQTDNQTRGRFARLAVYLNLEKPLISQIIVDDAVQRVEYEALPTVCFACRKYRHVKETCPSVVTEKTLQFFQTWLINLMMTHRTWWLFLPGVAWMLKQLVQAVERRDWSLGRGCW; translated from the coding sequence ATGCTCCCTACTCAGCAAATTTCTAGCAACGATGGGGATGGTGATCCTCATCCTGACAGTGATCGAAATACTAAAAAAGTGAGGTTTAAAGACAACTCTGTCGAAGGAGATACTACTATGGCTGTGGATCCCGATCCACAACCAACTATGTCGTGGAAAGGCAAACTCTTGGGGGGACATGCTATAGTTTCCGACTTGGATCGTTTTGTGCCTTCTGCGGAGAGTGATAAAGATTTTGAGTTTCTAGAAGGAGACGTGAATATGACCATCATTGACGGTGTTCATGCTATCACTTTCTCGGATCGTATTAAGGACATTCTTTTTAGAGAAATGGAATTGACGGTCATCGTCAAACTTCTAGGGCGTAACATTGGTTACAACGCCCTCCATAATCGTATTCTTTTTCTTTGGAAACTTGTGAATCATATTCATTTAATGGACATTTCTAAAggttattttttggttaaatttcaagcttccaatgaTTATAACAGAGTTTTGACTCAGGGCCCTTGGATCGTTTATGGACAGTATCTGACTACTCAACCCTGGACTAAACACTTTAGTCCTTCGCAACCTTACCCTAGTGTGGTACTGGCCTGGATTCGATTGTCGAGTCTCCTGAGATACCTctataaacaaaaaataattgaaGCCATTGGGGGTCTCATCGGGAAGGTGGTCAAACTTGATGTCCAAACCGATAATCAGACTAGAGGCCGGTTTGCTCGATTAGCTGTTTACCTTAATCTAGAAAAGCCATTGATTTCTCAGATTATTGTTGACGATGCTGTCCAACGTGTAGAATATGAGGCTCTTCCAACAGTGTGTTTCGCCTGTCGTAAGTACAGGCACGTTAAAGAGACGTGCCCATCAGTTGTGACGGAAAAAACCCTACAGTTTTTTCAGACATGGCTGATAAATCTTATGATGACCCATCGAACGTGGTGGCTTTTCCTCCCAGGGGTAGCATGGATGTTGAAACAACTGGTTCAGGCAGTAGAGAGAAGGGACTGGAGTTTGGGCCGTGGATGTTGGTAG